From the genome of Planctomycetia bacterium:
GCAACTCGATGCGCGGCGTCTCGTTCGGCAACGGCGAATGGGCCGAAGAGCTCGAGCAGGTCGAGGGCCCGATCGACGTGGCGTTCCGTCCGGTGGTGAATGAGTTCCGTGGTCGTCGCAACATCGAATTGCAAGTGGTCGATTGGCGCGTCTCGACCCCGGCACCGGTCTGAGCCGTCGAGCGGGCGCGAAACGGTGACGCGATTGCGCTTCACGGCGGCTTACGTTTCGCAGTGATCTTCCGTAGTGAAACATCGCCGAGGCTCGTGCGGAATCGAACGCACGAATCATGTGAAACCGCGTGTTTTAGGGGCCGAAGTTGACGTTGACCGCGACAAGCCGCCGACTAGAATAACGGCTTCTCGGAAACCTTGCGGATTCCGGCGACAGGGTACTTCAGCCTTGGTAGTCGTTTCAAGAACGACGGCCGACGTCGATTCCGCAAGCTCTCCACCGCCGGCAGAAACCCGAACGCCGGCGTGAACCGTTCGCACACAGAGACGCCGCTCGGGGCGTAGCTCAGCCTGGCTAGAGCGCTACGTTCGGGACGTAGAGGTCGCATGTTCAAATCATGTCGCCCCGACTTAACCTCAAGATATGACAGACGTTGCACTTATCGCAACGGCTTGGACCTCGCACGGCACGTTACTCCGCTAGAACAAAACGTGGATCATCCACGCTTGGGCTTAGCATCGGAGTTTTCACAGTGCCGAAACTCGTCAATCGCACCCCGAAGTATTCTCGTCATCGCCGCTCGGGGCAGGCGTTCGTCCGCTTGGAAGGCAAGCAGGTCCAGCTAGGGCCGTGGAGCAACGACCCCAACGCACCTAGCCGGCACGCCTACAATAAAATCGTGGGCGAATGGATCGTGAATGGTCGCATGGTCCCGAGGACCGCCACGGGTTCGCAGCCGCTCACCATCAACGAGTGCATCCTTCGGTACTCGACCTGGGCGGAAGCCTACTACGAAGGCCGTACCGATTCGATCAAGGTGGCATGCCGGTTCCTTCGCAAGACATACGGCACGACGTCCGCTCAAGAGTTCGGGCCGCTGGCCCTGCAAGTCGTCATCGCCAAGATGGTCGAGCAGGATCTATCCCGCGGCTACGTCTGCGACCTCATCGGCAGGATGAAGCGTTTCTTTCGGTGGTGTACCGCACAGCAGTTGATCACGGCCTCGGTCATCGCCTCGCTGGAATGCGTCAGTTCGCCTAGGAAGGGCAAGGGCGAAGCTAGGGAGACTTTACCCGTCGTGCCCGTAGACGATGCCATAGTCGACGCTACGCTGCCTCACGTGCCCCCGACGATCGGCGACATGATTCGGCTACAGCGGCTCTGTGGGATGCGGCCGGGTGAGCTATGCCAGCTTCGCCCGTGCGACGTCAACCGCGTCGGCGATGTGTGGAGTTATCGACCCGAACACCACAAGACCGAGCATCGCGGCCGTGATCGTCGCATCGCCATCGGGCCGCTGGGCCAAGCGATCCTCGCCCCGTATCTGGATCGAGATCCTGACGCCTACTGCTTCGTGCCGTGCGAAGTCGTCGCTGCGATCAATGCCGAGAAGCGAAAGAATCCCGATCTCGCTAAGCGTCGTCGCGTACGCAAGCCACGACGGCTTCCCGGCCAAGCCTACACGGAAGACAGTTTCCGCAGGGCGGTGGCAAGGGGTTGCGAAGAAGCCTTCGGGATGCCCGACGAACTTCGCTTGGCTTCGTCGGCATACTCGCGAGCGGTCAAGCTCCGAAAGGAAAACGGCACGGCCATTCCCGCGGCGCTCCAATCGATCGAGGACGCACGCCGGGAAGCTGCCCGTGATTGGCGTGAGCGGTTCGTGTGGTCGCCGAATCAACTTCGCCACAGTGCCGCTACGTCGATCCGAGCGAAGTTCGGGCTAGAGGCCGCGGCCAACGTGCTCGGTCATGCACGGGCTGACGTTACGCAGGTCTACGCCGAACGCGATTGGAAAACCGCCGAGCGTGTTGCTCGTGAAGTCGGGTAAAGAAAAAACCCATCGGCATGAAATTGAGAAAACATGCCGGTGGGTCGGGTGTTGCGGCTTTGCGGTCCCTGGATGTGGGCAAGGGCCGCACCCTTCAACACCCGAATACTAACAGCAGGGCACCCGTTGCGAGTTCTCATCGAAGCGGACTTGATTTTTATTTGATCGATGATGATGATGCTCCAGTCCCTCACGCAGCGTAAAGACTGCCGAGTGCGACCGAACCCGAGGTAACATTATGCGTTGCGATTCCACAACGGGCACTGAGCCCGGTCACGTTGGCAAATCTCCAAGCTTTGATCCGGGTAGCCGGGGAGCAAGGTTTTTGCGGCAGTCCTCGGGCTGCTCTTTAACAGCGTGTCCGGGCTCGGTGCCGTTTTTATGCGCAAGCATGGAAGGACCGCATCATGTCTGTCGTCTCGAAAAAAACTCGCCGCGTTCGGAAGCCTAAGGCAACGATCCGAACCACTGTCAGTTTCGTCGTCTCCGCGAGTCTAATGGACGGAAAGTTGGAAGTCGCCCACGTAACTATGGACGAAAGTGGGGCACACTCCTACGCCTACGGATTCAATGATTACAGGCATCGCGGCACGGCTCGCGTCGTGACGGTCGATATCGACCTGCCATTGCCGATCGAGCCGCACGTCGTGACGGCCTCGCCTGCTTTGCGGCGAGAGATCCGAAAGGCGGTGGGCGTATGAGCACTTCCACAAAGAACGTCAGTCGACCGCGGATCACGGACATTGAAGAGGTTTCGTCGCGTGACCTTCGGGAGATGGCCGATGAGATGGCAATCATTGCACGCCAGTTAAACTCGCTCGCGATGTCGATGGAACATCACGGCATCCAGTCGGTGATGTCCCGCGGGATGGAAGCATATCGCCGGCTCCATGCCTATTCGTTTCAGGCCGCGTCACACGTGCAATCCAATGTCGAAGCCGCGATGCCGTTTCCGCAGAAGCACGCTTTCAAGGACTATGAATGTTACGAAGAACTCAGGCTGCCGCGCACCGGGACGATCGAGGCCAATGTGTTCTTGGCGATCGACGTGAACCACGAAACGGGCGAGAGTGCGTTGATCGGAATCGCTGCCGATGAGGTAACGGCTCGTCGATTTTCGGCGTTTCGATTCAGGTATCGAGACCAAACGACGCCGGTGATCGTGTCGACGACGATCAAGGTTCCTTGCCGTTCAATCC
Proteins encoded in this window:
- a CDS encoding site-specific integrase; the encoded protein is MPKLVNRTPKYSRHRRSGQAFVRLEGKQVQLGPWSNDPNAPSRHAYNKIVGEWIVNGRMVPRTATGSQPLTINECILRYSTWAEAYYEGRTDSIKVACRFLRKTYGTTSAQEFGPLALQVVIAKMVEQDLSRGYVCDLIGRMKRFFRWCTAQQLITASVIASLECVSSPRKGKGEARETLPVVPVDDAIVDATLPHVPPTIGDMIRLQRLCGMRPGELCQLRPCDVNRVGDVWSYRPEHHKTEHRGRDRRIAIGPLGQAILAPYLDRDPDAYCFVPCEVVAAINAEKRKNPDLAKRRRVRKPRRLPGQAYTEDSFRRAVARGCEEAFGMPDELRLASSAYSRAVKLRKENGTAIPAALQSIEDARREAARDWRERFVWSPNQLRHSAATSIRAKFGLEAAANVLGHARADVTQVYAERDWKTAERVAREVG